One genomic segment of Bacillus sp. 2205SS5-2 includes these proteins:
- a CDS encoding DUF4030 domain-containing protein gives MPKHFNDDFADQSLTKLEEHIKWNGLKKMEVKNRVLTNIEKIESQKQMRNKPNLFSRYKRMGSISKISSICMGFMIFIGLLIGSAFVSPAMANVMGNIPYLGTVFQSKSILKLINDELDEKGYTTASAGVSYYPKKMIDVAVEGSDEYYHEVKGDIEKSIKGVLKEKGYDAYSVNVHQFEPKSEDVLNEEELKEKNLLEDAVTMELKQEGYQFDRVQADPTEKTIFINIVGPDEYYESINEDVERVAIDVANINNYSGYSSIATRVRVEVTKQDERSLIISAITEGLLSKKEFKVTGVSHKYDPFHITIMTSILSSDPAAKMLGARIESMIIDLLKTEDISAILKDEPYDIIVQSKDHEKIN, from the coding sequence ATGCCAAAACATTTTAATGACGATTTTGCCGATCAGTCCCTAACAAAATTGGAAGAACATATCAAATGGAATGGTTTGAAAAAAATGGAAGTTAAAAATCGTGTTTTGACAAATATTGAAAAAATAGAGTCCCAAAAGCAAATGAGAAATAAGCCCAACTTGTTTTCTCGATACAAAAGAATGGGTTCAATTAGTAAGATATCTTCCATTTGTATGGGCTTTATGATATTTATCGGTCTTCTAATTGGATCGGCTTTTGTATCACCTGCAATGGCGAATGTCATGGGGAATATTCCCTATTTAGGTACCGTATTTCAATCCAAATCAATCCTAAAATTAATAAATGATGAGCTTGATGAAAAAGGATATACCACTGCTTCTGCAGGAGTTAGCTATTATCCTAAGAAAATGATTGACGTGGCTGTCGAGGGTTCAGATGAATATTATCATGAAGTGAAAGGGGACATCGAGAAGAGCATAAAGGGAGTTTTAAAAGAAAAAGGCTATGATGCCTATTCGGTAAATGTTCATCAATTTGAACCTAAAAGTGAAGATGTCCTTAATGAGGAAGAATTAAAAGAAAAAAATCTACTTGAAGATGCTGTGACAATGGAGCTCAAACAAGAGGGCTATCAATTTGATAGGGTGCAAGCCGATCCAACAGAAAAGACCATATTTATTAATATTGTGGGGCCAGATGAATACTACGAATCAATTAATGAGGATGTGGAAAGGGTGGCGATAGACGTTGCCAATATCAATAACTATAGTGGCTATTCCAGTATTGCTACTAGAGTAAGAGTAGAGGTAACAAAACAGGATGAAAGATCTCTAATTATCTCTGCTATCACAGAAGGGCTTTTGTCGAAGAAGGAATTTAAGGTGACTGGGGTAAGTCATAAATACGATCCATTTCACATAACAATAATGACCTCGATTCTAAGCTCTGATCCGGCAGCTAAAATGCTTGGAGCTCGTATTGAATCTATGATTATTGATCTTCTTAAAACTGAAGATATCTCTGCTATTTTAAAGGATGAACCGTATGACATTATCGTCCAAAGCAAGGACCATGAGAAAATAAATTAA
- a CDS encoding RNA polymerase sigma factor, with amino-acid sequence MDWILVIGKKRVEKQLTSFVIDNREAIYRYAFSYVKDKEEALDIVQESIHKALVKLDTLKDSKKIKSWFYRIVTNTALDVIRKKKRIQVTDEETLNFLSPGRMDTYQDIDLNRALNDLSTEDRTLIVLRYYKDFKLSEIAETLDLNLNTVKSRLYRIMADLESTIAHPGKEDK; translated from the coding sequence GTGGATTGGATACTTGTGATAGGGAAAAAAAGGGTTGAGAAGCAGCTAACTTCATTCGTTATCGATAATAGAGAAGCAATTTATCGATATGCATTCAGTTATGTAAAAGATAAGGAAGAAGCACTGGATATCGTGCAGGAGTCCATTCATAAAGCATTAGTTAAGTTAGATACACTAAAAGATTCAAAAAAAATCAAATCCTGGTTTTATCGAATTGTCACAAACACTGCACTTGATGTTATTCGAAAGAAAAAAAGAATTCAAGTGACCGATGAAGAAACATTAAATTTCCTTTCACCAGGTCGTATGGACACCTATCAGGATATTGACCTAAATCGAGCGTTAAATGATTTATCGACAGAGGATAGAACACTCATCGTTCTTCGCTATTATAAAGACTTTAAATTATCGGAAATCGCCGAAACCTTAGATTTGAACCTCAATACTGTTAAATCGCGACTATATCGGATAATGGCTGATTTAGAGAGTACAATAGCTCATCCTGGGAAGGAGGATAAATAA
- a CDS encoding glycosyl hydrolase — protein MKKIALTILTLILTAGVIIPYTVTAFAGEVNLGAGSYSTIKPAGVNDVQPTIYKTNNVTGAMPTNDWWSSTAWEQHSNAQYPHPLAMINQAEGLRVYNPSNSIEGLGGFTKGWMNDIDDFILGHSEISSFQSTNVDQFSDWFVTNQYKEGSKSLSVTYGHGSPYVFATYEEGNPSITFPSIPPSIWSGDENSKVLGITTEKGSHYALFGPEGSTWSGIGTKSLTNNLNGKNYFSIAVLPDNSVETLEKFKKYAYSHVVDTKVDWEFEEATSQVKTVYTIETVAKEGDTKGTIFALYPHQWKNTNQPLLDYTYPSVRGEMKVAEGESFTTSMVFNGVLPSLPDLGTYDKSTLASYIDEAQNEENSAPDTYWYGKQLGKLATLAPIAEQVGDSDAANQFRQEISTGLEDWFSASDANGNLKDKSLFYYNQNWGTLLGYPDSFGSVEEMNDHHFHYGYYIKAAAEVARVDKNWASQDRWGQMVELLIKDIANWDRNDESFPFMRNFDMYAGHSWASGHAKFFDGNNNESSSEAMNAWAGIILWGEATGNKEIRDLGIYLYTTEMNAINEYWFDVHNENHDPGFTPETASMIWGGKTVGDAVWWTNNPEEVHGINWLPITGASLYLAHFPEYTKRNYEALVSENNGTNWNVWEDLIWMYRAIENPEDAIQQFNDRQSEFSPEGGNSKANTYHWIHNLNAVGTVDRTITANYPFYAVFKKDTVRTYVVYNMTDEEKTVTFSDGEVVTVEPHQFYTGNGETVPDSSTKPFERLEAEDFDLMNGIATEATSDEDGGLNVGWISDGDYIAFENVDFGDGATGVEARVASQTMGGTMELRLDSPEGSVIGQIDITHTGGWQQWETKSGTISDTSGVHDLYLVFKGEPSTDFGNLNWLRFTK, from the coding sequence ATGAAAAAAATTGCTTTAACAATCCTTACCTTAATTCTTACTGCGGGGGTCATTATCCCATATACTGTAACTGCATTCGCTGGAGAAGTGAATTTAGGGGCTGGTAGCTATTCTACGATAAAGCCTGCAGGTGTAAATGATGTGCAACCGACGATTTACAAGACAAATAATGTAACAGGAGCAATGCCTACAAACGATTGGTGGAGTTCTACAGCTTGGGAACAACACTCTAATGCTCAATATCCGCATCCATTAGCCATGATCAATCAAGCAGAAGGTCTTCGAGTCTATAACCCTAGTAATAGTATTGAAGGGTTAGGTGGATTTACTAAGGGGTGGATGAATGATATTGACGATTTCATTCTTGGTCATTCAGAAATTAGCTCATTTCAAAGTACAAATGTTGACCAATTCAGCGACTGGTTTGTGACAAACCAATATAAAGAAGGCTCTAAATCATTGTCGGTTACTTACGGTCATGGTTCTCCATATGTTTTTGCCACATATGAGGAAGGGAACCCTAGCATCACTTTTCCGTCCATTCCACCGAGTATTTGGTCTGGAGATGAAAATAGTAAAGTTCTAGGAATCACGACAGAGAAAGGTAGTCATTATGCCTTATTTGGCCCAGAAGGTTCCACTTGGTCTGGAATAGGAACCAAGAGTTTAACCAATAATCTAAACGGAAAAAATTATTTTTCAATAGCCGTACTTCCGGATAATTCTGTTGAAACATTAGAGAAATTCAAGAAGTATGCTTACTCGCATGTTGTAGACACAAAAGTAGATTGGGAATTTGAAGAGGCAACAAGTCAAGTTAAGACAGTTTATACAATAGAAACAGTGGCAAAAGAAGGAGATACTAAAGGGACAATATTTGCTCTCTATCCGCATCAATGGAAAAATACGAACCAGCCATTATTGGACTATACGTATCCATCTGTTCGTGGAGAAATGAAGGTAGCAGAAGGAGAATCATTTACTACGAGTATGGTGTTTAACGGGGTTCTGCCATCCCTTCCTGATTTAGGAACATATGATAAATCTACTCTAGCTAGCTATATCGATGAAGCTCAAAACGAAGAGAATTCTGCTCCTGATACGTATTGGTATGGAAAGCAGTTAGGTAAACTTGCTACACTAGCACCAATTGCAGAACAGGTTGGAGATAGTGATGCTGCAAATCAGTTTAGGCAAGAAATATCTACAGGGTTAGAGGATTGGTTTTCTGCTAGTGATGCTAATGGAAACCTAAAGGATAAAAGTCTATTTTACTATAATCAAAATTGGGGAACGTTATTAGGATATCCTGATAGCTTTGGTTCTGTAGAAGAAATGAATGACCATCACTTCCATTATGGTTACTATATTAAAGCTGCTGCTGAAGTCGCTCGTGTAGACAAAAACTGGGCAAGTCAAGATAGATGGGGTCAAATGGTCGAATTATTGATTAAAGATATTGCTAACTGGGATCGGAATGATGAGAGCTTTCCTTTCATGAGGAACTTTGATATGTACGCTGGACATTCTTGGGCTTCTGGACATGCAAAATTCTTCGATGGGAATAATAATGAGTCTTCATCTGAAGCGATGAATGCTTGGGCCGGCATTATTCTATGGGGGGAAGCTACTGGGAATAAAGAGATACGTGACTTAGGAATCTATTTATACACGACAGAAATGAATGCGATAAATGAATATTGGTTTGATGTTCATAATGAGAACCATGATCCTGGTTTCACACCTGAAACAGCGAGTATGATTTGGGGTGGGAAAACTGTTGGTGATGCGGTTTGGTGGACAAATAATCCAGAGGAAGTTCATGGGATTAACTGGTTACCAATTACCGGAGCTTCTCTATATTTAGCACATTTTCCAGAATATACGAAAAGAAATTATGAAGCGTTAGTATCAGAAAATAATGGAACGAATTGGAATGTATGGGAAGACCTTATTTGGATGTACCGTGCCATTGAAAATCCTGAAGATGCAATCCAACAATTTAACGATCGACAAAGTGAATTTTCACCGGAAGGAGGAAATTCAAAAGCAAATACCTATCATTGGATCCATAATCTAAATGCGGTTGGAACAGTCGACCGGACTATTACAGCTAATTACCCATTCTACGCAGTTTTTAAAAAGGATACGGTAAGAACGTATGTGGTCTATAATATGACAGATGAAGAGAAAACAGTTACATTTTCAGATGGAGAAGTTGTAACGGTTGAACCGCATCAATTTTACACTGGAAATGGAGAAACAGTTCCAGATTCCTCGACAAAACCATTTGAAAGACTAGAAGCAGAGGATTTTGATTTAATGAATGGAATCGCAACAGAAGCAACGAGTGATGAAGATGGTGGACTGAATGTAGGTTGGATCAGTGATGGAGATTATATCGCTTTTGAAAATGTTGATTTTGGTGATGGAGCTACGGGGGTTGAAGCACGAGTCGCTTCGCAAACAATGGGAGGAACGATGGAATTAAGACTAGACTCTCCGGAAGGTTCGGTCATAGGTCAAATTGATATTACACATACTGGAGGCTGGCAACAATGGGAGACCAAATCCGGTACAATTAGTGATACTTCTGGCGTACATGATTTATATTTAGTATTCAAAGGAGAGCCGTCCACAGATTTCGGAAACCTAAATTGGCTAAGATTCACCAAATAA
- a CDS encoding creatininase family protein, protein MNTRVLVEVIMLSYKNSTTEIDKSGTETAIVSVGATEQFGPYLPMHLDTLIAKMYAEAFGEALNAYVLPTIPFNTSEEHANCKGTVTVSPNVLTSMLEEIIVNLQRQGFKKFVLCNGHGGAYWESAFVKHMNFKYPEIILITTYRHLAWEEALEEAGMEGLNEMHGGKLSVCTAMWLCPELVTLESMGSDVPPENRKFSDYIFWDKLTTDGCWGNFEKGVYTPKQLAKMGETFWTSFISRRSENLKSILEEAYQLKMS, encoded by the coding sequence ATGAATACGCGTGTTTTAGTGGAGGTCATTATGCTAAGTTATAAAAATTCTACAACAGAAATTGATAAGAGTGGAACAGAAACTGCAATAGTATCTGTTGGTGCAACGGAACAATTCGGTCCATACTTGCCAATGCATTTGGATACGTTAATTGCAAAAATGTATGCCGAAGCATTTGGAGAAGCATTAAATGCTTATGTATTACCAACTATTCCTTTTAACACATCTGAAGAACATGCAAACTGTAAGGGCACTGTTACTGTGAGTCCAAATGTTCTCACGAGTATGTTAGAAGAAATAATCGTCAATTTACAAAGACAAGGATTTAAAAAATTTGTCCTATGCAATGGACACGGTGGAGCATACTGGGAATCAGCTTTTGTAAAACATATGAATTTTAAATATCCAGAGATAATCTTGATAACTACATATCGGCATTTAGCTTGGGAAGAAGCACTAGAAGAGGCTGGGATGGAAGGATTAAATGAGATGCATGGAGGCAAATTATCTGTATGTACTGCCATGTGGTTATGTCCAGAATTGGTTACCCTTGAATCTATGGGTTCAGATGTTCCACCTGAAAATAGAAAATTTAGCGATTATATTTTTTGGGATAAATTAACTACAGATGGATGTTGGGGTAATTTTGAAAAGGGTGTCTATACTCCTAAACAACTTGCAAAAATGGGAGAAACATTTTGGACTTCGTTTATTTCTAGAAGAAGTGAGAATTTAAAATCAATACTTGAAGAAGCCTATCAACTGAAAATGTCTTAA
- a CDS encoding polysaccharide deacetylase family protein produces MKRKLKLKRLPRPNHRFYILIMIITLGSMTFSYFTNGSSQTVESQTQNHLAEIDSDRNVALNMEEGIDINSENGTQEKKDDSTALSEGENEFKPRTGKVAYITIDDGPSPYTDSFIELFNQFNVNATFFMIGENIVHHTEAVKKMAEDGFGIGLHSMSHSVKKVYSSLQNIVSEMEEERQIVQNLTGIDSTLIRTPYGSKPYLSNQWKNSIEAKGYKIWDWNIDSKDWKNKSGRMVDIVKKEVKELELAKIDPVILFHDTQSTLEHMDEVITYLLNENYELRAIDESLTPLTW; encoded by the coding sequence GTGAAGAGGAAATTGAAATTAAAAAGATTGCCAAGGCCAAATCATCGATTTTATATACTAATCATGATTATTACTTTGGGTTCTATGACCTTCAGTTATTTCACAAATGGTAGTTCTCAAACAGTGGAAAGCCAAACGCAAAATCATTTAGCAGAAATTGATAGTGATAGAAATGTAGCCTTGAATATGGAAGAAGGAATAGATATCAATAGCGAGAATGGGACTCAAGAAAAGAAAGATGATTCAACTGCACTGAGTGAAGGTGAAAATGAATTCAAGCCACGTACGGGAAAGGTGGCTTATATAACGATTGACGATGGACCATCTCCATACACGGATTCCTTCATCGAGCTTTTTAATCAATTTAATGTAAATGCGACCTTTTTTATGATTGGTGAAAACATAGTTCATCATACTGAAGCCGTTAAAAAAATGGCCGAAGATGGATTTGGGATTGGTCTTCATAGTATGTCCCACTCAGTGAAAAAAGTCTATTCCTCTCTTCAAAATATAGTAAGCGAAATGGAAGAGGAGAGACAAATTGTTCAAAATCTCACCGGGATCGATTCAACACTCATTCGTACCCCTTATGGGAGCAAACCTTATCTCAGTAATCAGTGGAAAAATTCGATAGAGGCCAAGGGATATAAAATTTGGGACTGGAACATAGATAGTAAGGACTGGAAAAATAAAAGTGGACGTATGGTGGATATTGTGAAGAAGGAAGTCAAAGAACTGGAATTAGCAAAAATAGACCCGGTCATCTTATTTCATGATACACAGTCTACCTTGGAGCATATGGATGAAGTGATTACATATTTGCTTAATGAGAATTATGAGTTAAGAGCAATTGATGAATCCTTGACACCCTTAACCTGGTAA
- a CDS encoding Gfo/Idh/MocA family protein — MIKPRIGMIGLGDIAQKAYLPILSKESNWSFAGAYSPNREKRKRICNQYRINDFSSLPALAQECDAVFVHSSTESHYEVVSELLTRGIDVYVDKPLAATISDAEKLVELSGKMGRKLMVGFNRRFAPMYVKLKEETKGVAWINIEKHRMDRIGPNSYHFTMLDDYLHVVDTARWLAGGELKLQTGILQTNEEKHLLYSRHYYQSGQGIPITTAMHRRAGTNLEQIEMVTDGAIIRVKNMNTTEIEKDNAKQTTTSSSWETTLKQRGFEDAVQHFIDCVQQDVLPMVDGVEGLKSQLLVEELLKK; from the coding sequence ATGATAAAACCTAGAATTGGTATGATTGGACTTGGAGATATAGCGCAGAAAGCTTATTTGCCTATCCTTTCGAAAGAATCAAATTGGAGCTTTGCGGGTGCCTATTCTCCAAATCGAGAGAAAAGGAAGCGGATTTGCAATCAGTATCGGATTAATGACTTTTCAAGCTTACCCGCTTTGGCACAAGAATGTGATGCGGTGTTTGTCCATAGCTCTACGGAATCACATTATGAAGTCGTTTCGGAGCTGCTTACTAGAGGTATCGATGTCTATGTTGATAAGCCTTTGGCAGCAACGATTTCAGATGCGGAGAAACTAGTTGAATTAAGTGGAAAAATGGGTAGAAAGCTGATGGTAGGGTTTAATCGACGGTTTGCTCCGATGTACGTGAAATTAAAGGAAGAAACGAAAGGTGTCGCGTGGATTAATATTGAAAAGCATCGGATGGACAGAATTGGACCAAATTCTTATCATTTCACGATGTTGGATGATTATCTGCATGTAGTAGATACAGCCCGTTGGCTGGCTGGTGGAGAGCTTAAGTTGCAAACGGGGATTTTACAAACAAATGAAGAGAAACATCTTTTATATTCCCGGCATTACTATCAATCAGGGCAAGGTATTCCCATCACCACTGCTATGCATCGAAGAGCTGGAACGAATCTTGAACAAATAGAAATGGTCACTGACGGAGCGATTATCCGGGTGAAAAATATGAATACAACTGAAATCGAAAAAGACAATGCCAAACAGACGACTACTTCTTCTTCGTGGGAAACGACGTTAAAACAACGCGGCTTTGAGGATGCCGTTCAGCATTTCATTGATTGTGTTCAACAGGATGTATTGCCAATGGTAGATGGTGTTGAGGGATTAAAGTCGCAATTACTTGTTGAAGAATTGCTTAAGAAGTAA
- a CDS encoding 2'-5' RNA ligase family protein, with product MKEEYFIGIVPPEEYLERIENFQRRWIPFLGVEPHITLKAQGGLTQEEKWIDKIQRVCQKFKPFEVSLEKPTYFGDTILYLSVSSHNLHELHKEIVQEISPSEELIKQYFELEDFVPHLTLGKENYGGNISTGLSKIELKSMEELAEKQLTPYPDFVVNFIRIYQLNIVEQRYEKYLDISLCD from the coding sequence ATGAAGGAAGAGTATTTTATTGGCATTGTCCCGCCTGAAGAATATTTAGAGCGAATTGAGAATTTTCAAAGAAGGTGGATTCCCTTTTTAGGTGTAGAACCCCATATAACATTGAAAGCCCAGGGAGGATTAACTCAAGAAGAAAAGTGGATAGACAAAATACAGAGGGTTTGTCAGAAATTCAAACCATTTGAAGTGTCATTAGAAAAACCAACTTATTTTGGAGATACTATTTTATATTTGAGTGTGAGCTCACATAATTTACATGAATTACATAAGGAAATTGTTCAAGAAATTTCTCCTTCAGAAGAATTAATAAAGCAGTATTTTGAACTTGAGGATTTTGTCCCTCATTTAACATTAGGAAAAGAAAATTATGGTGGCAATATTTCTACCGGACTCTCTAAAATAGAACTGAAATCTATGGAAGAATTAGCGGAAAAACAATTAACACCCTATCCTGATTTTGTTGTGAATTTCATTAGAATTTATCAATTAAATATTGTAGAGCAAAGGTATGAAAAATATCTAGACATTTCCTTGTGTGACTGA
- a CDS encoding MarR family winged helix-turn-helix transcriptional regulator: MSNICQDEEKIIVQLNEIYKQMSPKFERCTGISQSRLELLHKLFGIEEISQTALQKQVNIDSAAVTRHLKQLEAKGIVSRSKNPEDHRFTYVRLTDEGRRKIQDYYEEKEIFISKVFKDFTGEEQSVLSNMLNRLQENVQEIKE; this comes from the coding sequence CTGTCCAACATATGTCAGGATGAAGAAAAAATTATTGTTCAGTTAAATGAAATATATAAGCAGATGAGCCCGAAGTTTGAACGATGTACAGGGATTAGCCAGTCTCGTTTGGAACTTTTGCACAAGTTGTTTGGGATCGAGGAAATCAGCCAAACAGCGCTTCAAAAACAAGTGAACATTGATAGTGCCGCTGTGACAAGACATTTAAAGCAGCTTGAAGCTAAAGGGATCGTTTCGCGAAGTAAAAACCCTGAGGACCATCGATTTACCTATGTCCGATTAACCGATGAAGGTCGAAGGAAGATTCAAGATTACTATGAAGAGAAAGAAATTTTCATTTCGAAGGTCTTTAAGGATTTTACGGGTGAAGAACAATCCGTTTTATCCAATATGCTAAACCGCCTTCAAGAAAATGTTCAGGAAATAAAAGAGTAA
- a CDS encoding RsiV family protein, producing MDKKLEHLKQQYLETPIPDELEFIVKNAFKQKINHKSMKNQWLIGAGVAVIIFISLLNTSATIARAMSGLPVVDDIIKILIFREYEYEDDHHQAIIKVPTIRDLAEPSLEEALNKKYLAEGKLLYEELIDSIGQDDLNLATIESDVDVKTDNEKILSLARIVTRTLQSGSSKTEVKFDTIDKKNKIVITLPMLFKNDQYIDVISENIKKQMEEDTQNTYFIEFGDEDAGKAVRNLNQFYINTEGKLVIVFNKYEVAPGYMGLVEFVIPTNVISELLESNEYIQ from the coding sequence ATGGACAAAAAATTAGAACATCTTAAACAACAATATTTAGAAACCCCAATCCCAGACGAACTTGAATTCATTGTAAAAAATGCATTCAAACAAAAAATAAATCATAAATCAATGAAGAATCAATGGCTAATCGGAGCAGGTGTCGCCGTCATCATTTTTATTTCATTACTCAACACAAGCGCTACTATAGCAAGGGCAATGAGTGGATTACCTGTTGTGGATGACATTATAAAAATCCTTATTTTTCGTGAATATGAATATGAAGATGATCATCATCAAGCCATTATTAAAGTGCCAACAATCCGAGATCTTGCCGAACCTTCGCTAGAAGAAGCACTGAATAAAAAATACCTAGCTGAAGGAAAACTTCTATATGAGGAATTGATTGATTCTATCGGTCAGGACGATTTAAACCTGGCCACAATTGAGAGCGATGTGGATGTTAAAACAGACAATGAAAAAATTTTATCCCTTGCCCGCATCGTGACGAGAACACTCCAATCGGGCTCATCAAAAACAGAAGTGAAGTTTGATACCATTGATAAAAAGAATAAAATAGTCATAACGTTACCTATGCTGTTCAAGAACGATCAATACATTGATGTCATTAGTGAAAATATCAAAAAGCAAATGGAGGAAGATACACAGAATACGTATTTTATTGAATTTGGTGATGAAGACGCAGGAAAAGCGGTTCGAAATCTGAACCAATTTTATATTAATACGGAAGGGAAGCTTGTGATTGTTTTTAATAAATATGAAGTAGCTCCAGGGTATATGGGGCTAGTCGAATTTGTTATACCGACAAATGTGATAAGCGAATTATTAGAGAGCAATGAATATATTCAGTGA
- a CDS encoding RNA polymerase sigma factor, which yields MSETRKEIIADWYDLHSQSILTFILLMVKDYHQAEDLTHDTFVKSYQNYDSFKRHSSDKTWLFSIAHNVTVDFIRKRKPRMLMKEIFVSQKDPNPLPEEMIRIQENSAELYQALSEIKDHYRKVIILRKIKGFSIEDTAKILGWSESKVKSTMYRAIPMLKKQLIKEGFLDAKTF from the coding sequence TTGTCGGAAACCAGAAAAGAAATAATTGCTGATTGGTATGATCTACATAGTCAATCGATTTTAACCTTTATTTTATTGATGGTGAAGGATTATCATCAAGCAGAAGATCTGACCCATGATACATTTGTAAAATCCTATCAGAACTATGACTCATTTAAGCGTCATTCCAGTGACAAAACATGGTTATTTAGTATAGCGCATAATGTAACGGTTGATTTTATAAGAAAACGTAAGCCTAGGATGCTCATGAAAGAAATATTTGTATCGCAAAAAGACCCTAATCCGTTGCCGGAAGAAATGATCAGAATCCAAGAGAATTCTGCTGAACTATATCAAGCATTAAGTGAAATCAAAGATCATTATCGAAAGGTCATTATTTTAAGGAAAATCAAGGGTTTTTCAATTGAGGATACGGCTAAGATTTTAGGTTGGTCTGAGAGTAAGGTGAAATCGACGATGTACCGGGCGATTCCGATGTTAAAAAAACAATTGATAAAGGAGGGCTTCTTGGATGCCAAAACATTTTAA